A window of the Hordeum vulgare subsp. vulgare chromosome 5H, MorexV3_pseudomolecules_assembly, whole genome shotgun sequence genome harbors these coding sequences:
- the LOC123397836 gene encoding uncharacterized protein LOC123397836, translating into MAKSGTEEWRRNADTHKMSPEEVRAAGVEASMRPPGRGGGAGEVLHQRGGRLPFGPGTMALMGFGIVGVIGYLVLYQKARPGTPATEVAKVAVGHGDPAVGREVQKRQDEAPPAPPSREGK; encoded by the coding sequence ATGGCGAAGAGCGGCACGGAGGAGTGGCGTCGCAACGCCGACACGCACAAGATGAGCCCGGAGGAGGTCCGGGCCGCCGGGGTGGAGGCGTCCATGCGCCCGCCGGGCCGTGGCGGCGGTGCCGGGGAGGTCCTTCACCAGCGAGGTGGCCGCCTGCCGTTCGGGCCCGGGACGATGGCGCTGATGGGGTTCGGCATCGTCGGCGTCATCGGCTACCTGGTGCTGTACCAGAAGGCGAGGCCCGGCACGCCGGCCACGGAGGTCgccaaggtggccgtcggacacggCGACCCTGCCGTCGGCCGTGAGGTCCAGAAGCGCCAAGACGAAGCGCCGCCAGCGCCACCGTCACGAGAAGGGAAGTAG